The following coding sequences lie in one Lysobacter capsici genomic window:
- a CDS encoding pyridoxamine 5'-phosphate oxidase family protein, producing MHTPQELETKLWKSLQSDRTLMLGLHGVDEGHTRPMTANVEDGSRIVWFFTSTDNALVQAVQPGSRAIAAFASKNHDLFASLSGRLTVDTDRAVIERLWNPFIAAWYEGGKTDPKLALLRLDAEHAEIWLNENNLLAGVKMLLGIDPKKSYEDKVANVDLR from the coding sequence ATGCATACACCGCAAGAGCTCGAAACCAAGCTGTGGAAGTCGCTGCAGTCCGACCGGACCTTGATGCTCGGCCTGCACGGCGTCGACGAAGGCCACACCCGGCCGATGACGGCCAACGTCGAGGACGGCAGCCGCATCGTCTGGTTCTTTACCTCCACCGACAACGCCCTGGTGCAGGCGGTGCAGCCCGGCAGTCGCGCGATCGCCGCGTTCGCATCCAAGAACCACGACCTGTTCGCCAGCCTGTCCGGACGCCTGACCGTCGACACCGACCGCGCGGTGATCGAGCGCCTGTGGAACCCGTTCATCGCGGCCTGGTACGAAGGCGGCAAGACCGATCCGAAACTCGCGCTGTTGCGCCTGGACGCCGAGCACGCGGAGATCTGGCTCAACGAGAACAATCTGCTGGCCGGGGTCAAGATGCTGCTCGGCATCGACCCGAAGAAAAGCTACGAAGACAAGGTCGCGAACGTCGACCTTCGCTGA
- a CDS encoding GlsB/YeaQ/YmgE family stress response membrane protein, which yields MGIIIWLVVGGIIGWIASLLMRTDGQQGIFLNIVVGIVGAFIGGWLGSILGMGGSDINDGNFSLGGLIVSLLGAIVLLGVVNLFRHGRVR from the coding sequence TCTGGCTGGTCGTCGGCGGCATCATCGGCTGGATCGCCAGCTTGCTGATGCGCACCGACGGACAGCAAGGCATCTTCCTCAATATCGTCGTCGGCATCGTCGGCGCCTTCATCGGCGGCTGGCTCGGTTCGATCCTGGGCATGGGCGGTTCGGACATCAACGACGGCAATTTCAGCCTCGGCGGCCTGATCGTGTCGCTGCTCGGCGCCATCGTGCTGCTCGGCGTCGTCAACCTGTTCCGCCACGGGCGCGTGCGCTGA